A region from the Solibacillus sp. FSL H8-0523 genome encodes:
- a CDS encoding NUDIX domain-containing protein has product MTECLAIFNEQYNKIGTALRDEVHEKGFWHEVFHCWVIEKVEDEWMIYLQLRSQCKKDYPGQYDITAAGHLLATETVLDGVRELNEELGLNVTGDELNSLGVIAYQIDDKQIKDYEFANVFVYEIKNGFERFQIQREELDGIYRMKLHQFYELASGEKEQAPVTGYYYQADVKVNDRQELGLDQMQTLPQMYSMPFIEKLQVWMKSKA; this is encoded by the coding sequence ATGACAGAATGTTTAGCGATTTTTAATGAACAATATAATAAAATAGGTACGGCATTGCGTGATGAAGTACATGAAAAGGGCTTTTGGCATGAAGTATTTCACTGTTGGGTGATTGAGAAGGTAGAAGATGAATGGATGATTTATTTACAGCTCCGTAGTCAATGTAAGAAGGATTATCCTGGTCAGTATGATATTACGGCTGCTGGCCATTTACTGGCAACCGAAACGGTTTTAGATGGTGTAAGAGAGTTAAATGAAGAATTAGGTTTAAATGTAACAGGTGATGAATTAAATAGCTTAGGCGTAATTGCTTATCAGATAGACGATAAGCAAATAAAGGATTATGAATTTGCGAATGTGTTTGTTTATGAAATCAAAAATGGCTTTGAGCGATTTCAAATTCAGCGAGAAGAGCTAGACGGGATATACCGAATGAAATTGCACCAGTTTTACGAATTAGCAAGTGGGGAGAAGGAGCAAGCACCTGTAACCGGTTACTATTATCAAGCAGATGTAAAAGTAAATGATCGTCAGGAACTAGGTTTAGATCAGATGCAAACATTGCCACAGATGTATAGCATGCCTTTTATAGAAAAATTACAAGTATGGATGAAATCAAAAGCGTAG
- a CDS encoding MBL fold metallo-hydrolase: protein MSSIFEYKGKKVYPIIYPERYGQMTNINCYLYESQNRLTLIDAGIDSVEYETFFYKKLAEYGFDLTDIDQIILTHHHTDHIGMVNKIIETKKMPVFAHPSAIERLALTEQYQHTKIQFFEELYTYYGCEDLMKTRIEKMYKTLYNDEGLRIQTFVQPIQAQDFIGDLLVLETPGHSLDSISLYDQQTDWLFTGDLIIEKGTTNALIDFDANKSLLPTVWQQRKSIEQCLNLHVSTVFAGHEAIFDNFEEVAQANLAKMDYKVQRIVKQVEQGNDTILKIANAIYGQLMYQIPTLIFSEVIGYVKYAEKLERIDNVKKNKQVIFRVLI, encoded by the coding sequence ATGAGTTCAATATTTGAATATAAAGGTAAAAAAGTGTATCCCATTATTTACCCAGAGAGATACGGACAAATGACCAATATCAATTGTTATTTATATGAGTCTCAAAATAGACTGACTCTAATTGATGCGGGAATAGATTCAGTTGAATACGAAACATTTTTTTATAAAAAGCTAGCTGAATATGGATTTGATTTAACGGATATAGATCAAATTATTTTAACGCATCATCATACTGATCATATTGGAATGGTTAATAAAATTATAGAGACAAAGAAAATGCCGGTATTTGCCCATCCTTCCGCAATAGAACGTTTAGCATTGACAGAACAATATCAGCATACTAAAATTCAATTTTTTGAGGAATTGTATACATACTATGGCTGCGAAGATCTCATGAAGACGCGTATAGAAAAAATGTATAAAACACTATATAATGATGAAGGTTTACGAATTCAAACATTTGTACAACCTATTCAAGCGCAGGATTTTATCGGGGATTTACTCGTTTTAGAGACACCAGGACATTCATTGGATTCGATTTCGCTATATGATCAACAAACAGACTGGCTATTTACAGGGGATTTAATTATTGAAAAAGGAACGACAAATGCACTCATTGATTTTGATGCAAACAAATCATTATTGCCGACAGTATGGCAGCAACGTAAATCGATTGAACAATGTTTAAACTTACATGTATCGACTGTTTTTGCTGGACATGAAGCAATTTTTGATAATTTTGAAGAAGTTGCGCAGGCGAATTTAGCGAAAATGGACTATAAGGTGCAACGGATTGTAAAGCAGGTAGAGCAGGGGAATGATACAATTTTAAAAATAGCAAACGCGATTTATGGACAATTAATGTATCAAATACCGACACTAATTTTTTCAGAGGTTATAGGTTATGTTAAGTATGCTGAAAAATTAGAGCGAATAGATAATGTTAAAAAAAATAAGCAGGTAATATTTAGAGTTTTGATATAA